The proteins below come from a single Archangium lipolyticum genomic window:
- a CDS encoding TPM domain-containing protein, with translation MNKEEEARLIEAIRRAEQGHRGEVLVHVERHCKGGSALARAMGLFEKLGMRGTATDTAVILYVALEDRKTAVYAGRGVHGAAMPGFWETVVDAVEEGFRKGEPVTGLVTAVERIGGLLLTAVPGRDTAGNELPDRVNQG, from the coding sequence TTGAACAAGGAGGAGGAGGCTCGGCTCATCGAGGCCATCCGCCGGGCCGAGCAGGGCCATCGCGGAGAGGTGCTCGTGCACGTGGAGCGGCACTGCAAGGGAGGCAGCGCGCTGGCGCGGGCCATGGGGCTCTTCGAGAAGCTCGGGATGCGGGGCACGGCCACCGACACCGCGGTGATCCTCTATGTGGCGTTGGAGGATCGCAAGACGGCGGTGTACGCGGGCCGGGGGGTGCACGGGGCGGCCATGCCGGGCTTCTGGGAGACGGTGGTGGACGCGGTGGAGGAAGGCTTCCGCAAGGGCGAGCCCGTGACCGGGCTCGTGACGGCGGTGGAGCGCATCGGGGGGCTGTTGCTCACCGCGGTTCCGGGCAGGGACACGGCGGGCAACGAACTGCCAGACCGGGTGAACCAGGGCTGA